In the Arachis stenosperma cultivar V10309 chromosome 8, arast.V10309.gnm1.PFL2, whole genome shotgun sequence genome, TCTTGGTGATTATTAGATATGATAGATATTGGTGACCCAGAATTTTTTGTCGATACTGCGACGCCATGATGTGGTATGAGGAGAGATCAGAGAAGTCCAAAATAGGATCCAATTTTGAGTTCTCAATATGTTGTATGCGAGGGAAGGTACAACTGCCGTTTTGAAGCACTTGATCGGATGCTCAGGAATCTTATGTCAGTTACCGATCAACATAAGACACATCAACCATTTGGTGGTAAGATTGTTGTTCTAGGAGGTAATTTCAGACAGATACTTCCGGTGATTCCGAAAGGGAGTAGACACGATATATTAGCATCCGCTATTAACTCATCCCATCTGTGGTCATTTTGTAAGGTTCTGAAACTGCATACGAATATGAGGCTTCTAATATCTTCTTCGGATCAAGATGAAGGTGAAATGAAGATATTTGCTAATTGGATACTTGATGTTGGATATGGAAATATTGGCTCTGTTGTTGGTGATGAATCAGAAGTTGAAATTCCAAATGATCTATTGATTACAACTACTGATGATCCTCTCTCTCATTTGGTAGACTTTGCATATCCAAATTTGTTGCAAAACATGTCAGATTACAGGTATTTTCAGAGTAGAGCAATTCTTGCACCCACACTTAAGAGTGTCGAGAAGGTAAACGATTTTGTCTTGACAATCTTTCCAGAGATGGAAAAGGAGTATTTGATCTCTGACACAACATGTCAAGCTGATGAGAATGAAGATGTAAAACAAGAGTGGTTCACACTAGAGTTTCTAAATGACATCAAATGTTCGGGACTACTCAATCACAAGTTGACTTTGAAGCCAGGAGTCACTGTAATGCTACTGCGAAACATAGACCAGACTTCAGGTTTATGCAACGGGACAAGATTAATAGTTAACAAACTTGGCAGCAACGTAATTGGAGCGACGGTAGTGACCGGTAAAAATATTGGAGATAAAGTTTACATTCcaagaatgaacttgatccttTCAGATTCAGGATTGCCATTTAAGTTCCAACGGAGACAATTTTCATTAACAGTATGCTTTGCAATGACCATTAACATGAGTCAGGATGAATCATTATCACATGTACGGCTTTGTTTGCCAAAATTAGTGTTCATCCATGGACAACTTTATGTTGCTTTGTCAAGAGTTAAGAGTCGCAGCGGCCTCAGGGTTTTAATTCTAAACGAAGACGGCAATCTAAAGTCATCAACAACAAATGTCGTGTTTAAAGAggtttttaataatatttaggtaagaataatattattttcattttaatagCATGTTATGATTTACACTTTTGTACAAATCTTTATATAACTAATTTATCTATAActcttttttcaaatttgaaatgaaatgtGTAATAAGGAGCACAACATCCAATGATTTTCTAACGAAGTTAGTAAAATACTAGGTTGtcgataaatttttattagctttttaatataaaatttaggaTAAAATTAACATGCTATTATTACAGTTAtatatgttcttatttttttatctccCTCCTTATGGttcaagaatattataaactttGAACTCTTCTATTCATATTTTactttgaataaaaataaaacaacatATTTAACACGTTTATTATATAACGATGATGATAGTATtatactaaatttaaaaaatatatgattataaaatattatttttaatttaacttatcaaatttaaatataaaccCGTACATCGCACGGGTTTAACActagtaataaaaaaaaacaaaggaaaTTCCAGCGACATGGTACGGCGGTGGGTGGAACTAGTAGTCAGAAAATAAATATGCCATGACAGTTGTCCTGGCCCCTTGCCTTTATAATATGCATTAATGAAAAGGTGACTATTACAGTGCTAAATGTGTgtttaatttatcaaaaaaaataaaaaataaaatttaattttaaaaatataaaaataaataattattaattatttaaaatttatcattaaaaaataaattaaataaaaattagatactaaattataaataaaattcatataatGTGAATACCAATCCCTTTTAAATATATTAGAGTGGCATGATATATTCACCCTTCCCATTTATAATTTACacagaaaaacaaattacacTGTCTGTCCGTCAGTGTATTGCCGACAacgtattttttttaaaatttttttcaaaaaagaaacaaaagaaaataagagaaataagaggaggagtaaaaaaaCGTAGAATTTATGTGTCcgttattattcttaaaattatgtaattttttttatcaaaagtTTATGAGTATGTTGtgtaagaagaaaaaaaaaacaaaaaatcacgtgcataaaatgagaaaataatcaaatatactactaaaaaattatataaaagaagtataaaagagaatcaaatattataataatgaaATTTTATATAGTATCTCTGTTTCGATGAAAGTTGCAAAAAggataaaatcataaaatcacgTGCTTTTGCTTTGTATAGTCAAGAGTCAACTTAGAATTAGGCACTTATTATAACCGGGCGATTCAACATTGTGTGTTAAGATCCTTGCTCGGTtctgaaaagaaaaatagaaagaaaataaaggaagGTTTTCAAACATGTCAAATACTCGTGATGAGTTGGATGCTGCAGCTTCGTTAGGAGAAATAGAAACTATCTACAGAGTTATTGAGCAGAATCCACGCATTTTGGAGGAGATTGATGCTGTACCATTTGTCAACACTCCTTTGCACAGTGCTGCACGTGCAGGCAAAGTCGCTCAAATATccaatattattataatttgaatATTACGATATGAGATGATTTTACGACTTAAATCATATTACAATTTCGATTTTGTGTGAAATGATTTTTACTACCTTTTACAGGACATCTGGAGTTTTCCATAGAGATTATGAGATTGAAGCCTTCGTTTGGTTCTAAGCTAAACCAGCAAGGTTCTAGTCCAATCCACGTTGCATTACAAAACAATCACCACAATCTGGTGCGTCGCCTTGTAGAAATTGACAAAGATCTCGTTCGAGTCAAAGGAAAAAAAGGCGTCACTCCTTTGCATTTTGTATGTGAATCTGGTGATAGTGATGAAAATATCAAACTTTTAATTGACTTTCTTGAAGTATGTCCAGATTCtattaggtagcgtttggtggagagacagagacagaaagactgagactgagagacagagactaagagacagagattgaaacaaatctcagtattctgtttggtgcaaaatgggagacaggaattgaaatagaaatgaaactctaatttaatttgcacaaagggtaaaattgaaattaattaattgaaatgaaagtattttaggtataaaatgttattaaagtttcagtcttcatctcttaaaattttagtctcctgtgtccctactttttggaagtactgaaatactgaaattttggagacagagacagaaattttagtaccagtctctgaactaacaaacacaatactgagtctcaatctctcagtctctgtctcagtacCTGAAAACAAACGGTACCTTAAAGATGTGAATGTGAGAAATGAGACTGCACTCCATATTTCGCTCATAAATGGAAACTTGAGAGCCTTTCGAATATTGGTGGGTTGGCTCAGGAGCATTGTCCGTGAGGATGCTTATTCTTTAGAGCGCTCTATTTTGAACTGGAAGGATTCAGCTAACAACACTATTTTGCACATTGCAACACTCAATAATAACAAACAGGTATCCCGTATCCGTGATGGTACATTgttattttgttatatatattttttgaaaataaatacacaataaaaataaattaaatcacatatatatgtatacataaatatattattagtcattaattttagtgtattaatagtattttttattttgaaaacccCAGTGTAATGATATATTCTCTCATCCTTTCCTTTCAAGTTGATATGCCAAAGTAACTATCCacttctaattttaaaaatttcatctatttatacaattttgataaaattgtttttttttctttcataaatCACTTAAAAATCCGATAACTAACGATGAGattttgtctattttttttttaataaaacaaCCAATATTGAAAATGTACACAATTTCACAATGGTTTGtccattattattttcttttagataACAACAAAAGTTATAATTGTAGTAATCATAACGATGATTGTAGTGATTTGCTAGTGAAAGagacagaaaaataagaaaaagaaaaagataatcatagaaaaaaaatattttaattttaatcagagaataaaaataaaatgacatAAATCTTTGGAATCAAAATAAAACATTTTAAACATTAgagaatttaataaaaatattattgactaaaataatactttaccaTCTCACCAAATTAgttgttaattaatttgaaatTGGGTGCATGCAGGCTGTTGATTTATTGATAAAAAGAGTGAACATAAATGCCAAGAATTTAGAGAATGAAACAGCATTAGACTTAGCTGAAGCTCATGCTTTGCCAACCATTAAACAAACATTATTGAAAGCTAGAGCAAAACGTGGTGCATCGATTGATGATGATTCCAACCGTGAAGACAAACTAAAATTTAAGTCACCTTTGTCACTTTTTTTCATAATACTGTGTCGTGATAGAATGCAAATAAGTGAACATCAACGCAACGCTGGCATGGTAGTTGCTACTCTGATCGTGACCGCAATTTATCGAACAGTTCTGAGTCCCCCAGGTGGACTAACTCAGGGTGGTAGCGACAATGGTCCAAATAGTAATAATCTTATAAACGCTACTTCATCTTTCAATTCTACTACTGCAGTAGGGAAATCTGTCGTGTCAGCCACTACTTTCGATACTATAACATCCTTGAACTGTGCCACCCTTGGGTTAGGGATTGGCATGATTCTTTCTATGATGCCAACTATAGGATTATCCTTTGTTGCATTCATCCCACTTTTGATGTTTGGTTTAACTTATGTAGTATCTGTGACACTCCTATCTCCGTCACAGAGTACAATAGCATAGTGCATAGATTTGGTTTTGATTGGATGGATTGAAGTCTATGTAATTAAGGCGCTTGCTGTGGCGTTCTTCTTGTACTCTCTTCCTTTTGGTTTTCTATGTGTATGCGTGTGACCTCCTGTCTGTTTTGGGCATTCATATGATATGCCTACCTAGGCTATGTTTTTAGGTGTTCTTCAAGATGTTGAATTAATAATTAgactaatttttgaaattacacTTGTATctcattttagtttttaaaatttttatttatttaatttggtcttttaatttaatattcatgactcatattaattttttattttatttttatcacagAATCGTTAAGACGTTGAACCATACACTCTGTATTTAGATGAATTGATGGTTATTTTATTAGACTTTTTAACGATTACTTAAGTgataattgaaatttttttatcttaatttattttttacaaaatatttaaaaccaTAATCCTAATTTCATTTAAGAGCTTTAAAGGCTTtttatggaacaaattaaggtaaaaaagtttaattatcacatcaaatagaaaatatatcatctcattttttttaattatttgataaaGTGTGATATCTCACTATGCACTTTTTAAGTGGGATCAAGAAAAAATATgtgagaaaaaatattaaaccataaaaaatcacactttatcaaataattaaaaaaaattagagaagattCCTTCTCCACAAATAGCCTTAAGGAGTTTTGTGACGAAAACAATATTAAGAATTAATGCGAATCACATATAACAAGTTTGGAGATAAAAttgaacaaattaaaattttgaatattaatttaaatattaacttatcatatatatatatagtaactaactcattttaatgtgtattttatattttatataaatgactaatttgataattttttgtattataatAATTGTTACGGGCAGTTTTATAATAAGTGacagttattttttaaaagtattacatCATTTATAATATTTGGATACTATTAATTTTTACTTCAAATTATCTCCAATAATGATatcattttaaaaatgaaaataagtaTACTATAGcataattttacataaaaaaaattacaaaggAGTCAACCTACATATTTGAAGAAGTTTGTGGAGTAGATTTACACATGATGTAAAGTTTAAAGGATAAAGTGCTATATTAACCCTAATTAAAATTAGAagtgcaataataataataataataataataataataataataataacggGTTAAGACTCAGTTTGGGTAAACAACTTAATTAAgctcattttaaaaaaataacttaaacaataaatgactatattaaaagtaattattttgtgtgtaaatttttagttttaaaagtgtttattttataaaaatgtagtaaaaagtaatagtattatgagaaaagttatttttttaacttctctataagTTCCTAAATAGCTTTTTAGAAAGCCACAACTTAGTTTTGAAAATTGCACTAGACATTAATACTATTACTTTTCATAAGTTAAAAGTTCAATAAAATTACTTTTGAAGCTTCCCAAATGGCCCTAAATATAGAAAATTTcagttaaaacttaaaagacAAAAACTTTCAAgttgttttaaattttcaaaGCAATTATTGTATAAAGAATATCAAAACTTTTTAAATTCACCATATGATAATATCgacaattttttatatatattaaccCCATAAgtcataaacaagaaaaaaaatcccTTCCGCATATAATGTTTATATCGTTCACCAGCTTACTAGCTTCAAATATAGCCTTCAACTTGCAAGCATGGCCTGATGAACTATAATAATAGAGTAAAC is a window encoding:
- the LOC130946207 gene encoding uncharacterized protein LOC130946207; the encoded protein is MLRNLMSVTDQHKTHQPFGGKIVVLGGNFRQILPVIPKGSRHDILASAINSSHLWSFCKVLKLHTNMRLLISSSDQDEGEMKIFANWILDVGYGNIGSVVGDESEVEIPNDLLITTTDDPLSHLVDFAYPNLLQNMSDYRYFQSRAILAPTLKSVEKVNDFVLTIFPEMEKEYLISDTTCQADENEDVKQEWFTLEFLNDIKCSGLLNHKLTLKPGVTVMLLRNIDQTSGLCNGTRLIVNKLGSNVIGATVVTGKNIGDKVYIPRMNLILSDSGLPFKFQRRQFSLTVCFAMTINMSQDESLSHVRLCLPKLVFIHGQLYVALSRVKSRSGLRVLILNEDGNLKSSTTNVVFKEVFNNI
- the LOC130946208 gene encoding ankyrin repeat-containing protein BDA1-like, translating into MSNTRDELDAAASLGEIETIYRVIEQNPRILEEIDAVPFVNTPLHSAARAGHLEFSIEIMRLKPSFGSKLNQQGSSPIHVALQNNHHNLVRRLVEIDKDLVRVKGKKGVTPLHFVCESVSVSVPENKRYLKDVNVRNETALHISLINGNLRAFRILVGWLRSIVREDAYSLERSILNWKDSANNTILHIATLNNNKQAVDLLIKRVNINAKNLENETALDLAEAHALPTIKQTLLKARAKRGASIDDDSNREDKLKFKSPLSLFFIILCRDRMQISEHQRNAGMVVATLIVTAIYRTVLSPPGGLTQGGSDNGPNSNNLINATSSFNSTTAVGKSVVSATTFDTITSLNCATLGLGIGMILSMMPTIGLSFVAFIPLLMFGLTYVVSVTLLSPSQSTIA